Proteins from a single region of Campylobacter sp. RM16704:
- a CDS encoding helix-turn-helix domain-containing protein, translated as MKNIDKDYIENAYKTIGLNVKKIRETKHITQLELSLAMGHKSVSLVSCAEIYHKKQHFNIEHLLKISQILEVDLMEFFKGI; from the coding sequence ATGAAAAATATAGATAAAGATTATATTGAGAATGCTTATAAAACAATAGGTTTAAATGTTAAAAAAATTAGAGAAACAAAACACATTACTCAATTAGAATTATCATTAGCTATGGGTCATAAGTCAGTGAGTCTTGTATCTTGTGCTGAAATTTATCATAAAAAACAACATTTTAATATAGAACATCTGTTGAAAATTTCACAAATTTTAGAAGTAGATTTGATGGAATTTTTTAAAGGGATATAA
- a CDS encoding adenylosuccinate synthase produces MSKADIVVGIQWGDEGKGKIVDKLCENYDYVCRSAGGHNAGHTIWVDGIRYALHLVPSGVLNKQCINVIGNGVVVNPDVLISEMAQFENLEGRLFISDRAHLNLNHHALIDQARERLKGDKAIGTTGKGIGPSYEDKISRNGHRVGELLEPEKLCENLMKDFELKKTYFATLGVDMPSYEVVLKDLKRFKEVLAPYITDTTRMLWKALDEDKKVLLEGAQGSMLDIDHGTYPYVTSSTTISAGALSGLGLNPKEIGKVIGIVKAYTTRVGNGAFPSEDLGEDGEKIGLIGKEIGVSTGRKRRCGWFDAVAVRYTARLNGLDTLSLMKLDVLDGFESVKICKAYEYKGQEIDYVPCDLENAKPIYEVMEGWDKVAGIRDYDLLPENAKKYIKRLEELSGIKVGYISTSPEREDTIIL; encoded by the coding sequence ATGAGTAAAGCAGATATTGTCGTTGGAATCCAATGGGGTGATGAAGGTAAGGGCAAAATAGTAGATAAATTATGCGAAAATTATGATTATGTATGCAGAAGTGCAGGCGGACATAATGCGGGTCATACTATATGGGTCGATGGTATAAGATATGCTTTACATTTAGTTCCTTCTGGTGTTTTAAATAAACAATGTATTAATGTTATTGGAAATGGAGTTGTGGTTAATCCTGATGTATTAATTAGCGAAATGGCTCAATTTGAAAATTTAGAAGGAAGATTGTTTATAAGTGATAGAGCACATTTAAATTTAAATCATCATGCTTTAATTGATCAAGCAAGAGAAAGACTTAAGGGTGATAAGGCTATAGGTACAACTGGTAAAGGTATAGGGCCAAGTTATGAAGATAAAATTAGCCGTAATGGGCATAGAGTAGGTGAGCTTTTAGAGCCTGAAAAATTATGTGAGAATTTAATGAAAGATTTCGAACTTAAAAAGACTTATTTTGCTACACTTGGTGTTGATATGCCAAGTTATGAAGTGGTTTTAAAAGATTTAAAACGCTTTAAAGAAGTTTTAGCACCATATATTACAGATACTACAAGAATGCTTTGGAAGGCTTTAGATGAAGATAAAAAGGTGCTTTTAGAAGGTGCACAAGGTTCTATGCTTGATATTGATCATGGAACTTATCCTTATGTAACTAGTTCAACAACTATTTCAGCTGGAGCTTTAAGTGGTTTGGGATTAAATCCAAAGGAAATTGGAAAAGTTATAGGTATAGTAAAAGCTTATACAACAAGAGTAGGAAACGGAGCGTTTCCAAGTGAAGATTTAGGTGAAGATGGTGAAAAAATAGGACTTATTGGAAAAGAAATTGGTGTAAGTACTGGTAGAAAAAGAAGGTGTGGCTGGTTTGATGCGGTTGCTGTAAGATATACGGCAAGATTAAATGGTTTGGATACTTTGTCTTTAATGAAACTTGATGTTTTAGATGGATTTGAAAGCGTTAAGATTTGTAAAGCTTATGAGTATAAAGGACAAGAAATAGATTATGTGCCTTGTGACTTAGAAAACGCTAAACCTATTTATGAAGTAATGGAAGGCTGGGATAAAGTTGCAGGAATTAGAGATTATGATTTACTGCCTGAAAATGCAAAAAAATATATTAAACGCTTAGAAGAGTTAAGTGGAATAAAAGTAGGTTATATTTCTACAAGTCCTGAAAGAGAAGATACAATTATTTTATGA
- a CDS encoding flagellar FliJ family protein, which produces MKSKYSSVIKLRKQQLDKAEANLTKTRQKLLQCEEELKEASKTCESLSLANKGSVILLKSSLKMQEIAREGKQRIKQKLDLTQKELMHYQHLYKKAHLEFEKIKVLENEELKKIQKALQKEEEKFIDELAITRHFNKDK; this is translated from the coding sequence ATGAAAAGCAAATATTCTTCTGTGATTAAGCTTAGAAAACAACAGCTTGATAAGGCAGAAGCAAATTTAACAAAAACAAGACAAAAGCTTTTGCAGTGTGAAGAGGAACTCAAAGAAGCTTCTAAAACCTGTGAAAGTTTATCTTTAGCCAATAAAGGTTCAGTGATACTTTTAAAATCTTCTTTAAAAATGCAAGAAATAGCAAGAGAAGGTAAGCAAAGAATCAAACAAAAGTTAGATTTAACTCAAAAAGAACTCATGCATTATCAGCATTTGTATAAAAAAGCCCACTTAGAATTTGAAAAAATAAAAGTATTAGAAAATGAAGAATTAAAAAAAATTCAAAAGGCTTTACAAAAAGAAGAAGAAAAATTTATAGATGAGCTTGCCATAACAAGACATTTTAATAAGGATAAATAA
- a CDS encoding MotE family protein produces MMKKIIYLLVFLSILNAQQNCEKYFEARKEQMQDQIREYDEAKQNLEAYKASFEALQKEKMQALVQKEADINASLEQIKTLKEQNERILEATKQNLQTINEKTMGRITEIYAKMKDVAVAGILSEMDSEEASKILLSLDPRKISSIMAKMDPKKASDLTLLLKNLDQNASSQ; encoded by the coding sequence ATAATGAAAAAAATAATATATCTATTAGTTTTTTTAAGTATTTTAAATGCACAGCAAAATTGCGAGAAATATTTTGAGGCAAGAAAAGAGCAAATGCAAGATCAAATAAGAGAATATGATGAAGCTAAACAAAATTTAGAAGCATATAAAGCGTCTTTTGAAGCTTTACAAAAAGAAAAAATGCAAGCTTTAGTTCAAAAAGAAGCTGATATTAATGCAAGTTTAGAGCAAATTAAAACTTTAAAAGAACAAAATGAGCGAATTTTAGAAGCAACTAAGCAAAATTTACAAACAATTAATGAGAAAACAATGGGACGCATTACAGAAATTTATGCCAAAATGAAGGATGTTGCAGTTGCTGGTATACTTAGTGAAATGGATAGCGAAGAAGCATCCAAAATTTTACTTTCACTTGATCCTAGAAAGATTTCTTCTATTATGGCTAAAATGGATCCTAAAAAAGCTTCAGATTTGACATTACTTTTAAAAAATTTAGATCAAAATGCAAGTTCGCAATAA
- a CDS encoding DUF507 family protein produces MRIKPAHIPYIANKIILDLMHSSFVKIKDDNQKLIKITKEILEIDVLNERKLDEKAKELLESQEDEIEFMQIDRKNMFWMIKKKLASEFKFILDSEDRYNNISHKILKNLIDEDLINFNVSENRVKNLIFSSIMAYLKEYEKLEDVVYEKISNYKRKLIPGSEEYELVFEKLYQEELRKKGLL; encoded by the coding sequence ATGCGTATTAAACCAGCTCATATACCTTACATAGCAAATAAAATAATACTAGATTTAATGCATTCTTCTTTTGTTAAAATCAAAGATGACAACCAAAAACTTATAAAAATCACAAAAGAAATTTTAGAAATTGATGTGTTAAACGAACGTAAGCTTGATGAAAAAGCAAAAGAGCTTTTAGAAAGCCAAGAAGATGAAATTGAATTTATGCAAATAGACAGAAAAAATATGTTTTGGATGATCAAGAAAAAATTAGCAAGTGAATTTAAATTTATACTTGATAGTGAAGATAGATATAACAATATTTCACATAAAATTTTAAAAAATTTGATAGATGAAGATTTAATCAATTTCAATGTTTCTGAAAATCGTGTAAAAAATTTAATATTTTCAAGTATTATGGCTTACTTAAAAGAATATGAAAAATTAGAAGATGTAGTATATGAAAAAATTTCAAACTATAAAAGAAAACTTATTCCAGGCTCTGAAGAATATGAGTTGGTATTTGAAAAATTATATCAAGAAGAACTTAGAAAAAAAGGACTTTTATGA
- the carA gene encoding glutamine-hydrolyzing carbamoyl-phosphate synthase small subunit, which yields MKAYIYIENDVFLSAKAFGESGTFFGELVFNTSLTGYQEIISDPSYAGQFVVFSMPEIGVVGVNDEDNESKEVFASGIIVRELNKEYSNFRANNSLDAYMKKHKKIGLCEIDTRFLVKMIRDQGNLRAVISTEIKDKEELKKILLSSAKIDEVNYVAQVSTKNSYMHSKGAWNHSKKVYESVKTSGKKVAVIDYGVKENILNELVNVGLEVEVFPYNTKAKDLIDLYQKGVIHGIFLSNGPGEPKILKDEITEIKKLAEAKIPMLGICLGHQLLSNAFGYETYKMKFGQHGANHPVINLTNNIVEITAQNHNYNVPEEIAEVATITHRNLFGDNVEGVRYKNYPIISVQHHPESSSGPHESKYIFKEFLELL from the coding sequence ATGAAAGCTTATATTTATATAGAAAACGATGTTTTTTTAAGTGCTAAGGCTTTTGGAGAAAGTGGAACTTTTTTTGGAGAACTTGTTTTTAATACTTCTTTAACAGGTTATCAAGAAATCATTTCAGATCCTTCTTACGCAGGACAATTTGTAGTATTTTCAATGCCTGAAATTGGTGTAGTTGGTGTAAATGATGAAGATAATGAAAGCAAAGAAGTATTTGCAAGTGGAATAATTGTGAGAGAATTAAATAAAGAGTATTCTAATTTTAGAGCAAATAATTCTTTAGATGCTTATATGAAAAAACATAAAAAAATAGGACTTTGCGAAATTGATACTAGATTTTTGGTAAAAATGATTAGAGATCAAGGTAATTTAAGAGCAGTTATATCTACTGAAATTAAAGACAAAGAAGAGCTTAAGAAAATACTTCTTTCTAGTGCTAAAATTGATGAGGTAAATTATGTAGCACAAGTTAGTACTAAAAACTCTTATATGCATAGTAAGGGTGCTTGGAATCATAGTAAAAAAGTTTATGAGAGCGTAAAAACAAGTGGCAAAAAAGTAGCTGTGATTGATTATGGTGTTAAAGAAAATATTTTAAATGAACTTGTAAATGTTGGGCTTGAAGTAGAAGTTTTTCCTTATAATACTAAGGCAAAAGATTTGATTGATTTATATCAAAAAGGTGTAATTCATGGTATATTTTTATCAAATGGACCAGGTGAGCCAAAAATTTTAAAAGATGAAATTACAGAGATTAAAAAACTAGCAGAGGCTAAAATTCCTATGCTAGGTATTTGTTTAGGACATCAACTTTTAAGCAATGCTTTTGGTTATGAAACTTATAAAATGAAATTTGGTCAACATGGTGCAAATCATCCAGTAATCAATCTTACAAATAATATAGTAGAAATTACAGCACAAAATCACAACTACAATGTCCCTGAAGAAATAGCAGAGGTTGCAACAATTACTCATAGAAATTTATTTGGTGATAATGTAGAGGGTGTAAGATATAAAAATTATCCTATTATATCAGTACAACACCATCCAGAAAGCTCATCAGGACCACATGAGAGTAAGTATATTTTTAAAGAATTTTTAGAGCTTTTGTGA
- a CDS encoding sulfite exporter TauE/SafE family protein — protein MNLDFIALASIAFLSSFGHCYGMCGGFVLAYTQLAKQIKLPFFILILSYHFSRIFAYICLGVFFGIFGNLFNFNEFAKGLLFFSIGIFMMFLAIGLIFKGKLLAFFENSIFFDCIIRNNILKLIKQKSLKSTILLGFLNGFIPCGLVYFYIAFSMSVQDVYLSILIMLIFGLSTLPALVFFAYFSKTLNDKFQKISSFISYVLIFAYGLYFSYIGFTFTR, from the coding sequence GTGAATTTAGATTTTATTGCTTTAGCAAGTATAGCTTTTCTTTCAAGTTTTGGTCATTGTTATGGAATGTGTGGAGGTTTTGTTTTAGCCTACACTCAACTTGCAAAACAAATTAAACTTCCTTTTTTTATTTTGATTTTATCTTACCATTTTTCACGAATTTTTGCTTATATATGCCTAGGTGTTTTTTTTGGAATTTTTGGAAATTTGTTTAATTTTAATGAATTTGCAAAAGGGTTATTGTTTTTTAGCATTGGAATTTTTATGATGTTTTTGGCTATTGGTTTAATTTTTAAAGGAAAATTACTAGCTTTTTTTGAAAATTCTATATTTTTTGATTGTATTATAAGAAATAATATTCTTAAATTGATAAAACAAAAATCTCTAAAAAGCACTATTTTACTTGGTTTTTTAAATGGTTTTATTCCATGCGGTTTAGTTTATTTTTATATTGCATTTAGTATGAGTGTGCAAGATGTATATTTATCTATTTTGATTATGTTGATATTTGGACTTTCTACTCTACCTGCTCTTGTATTTTTTGCATATTTTTCTAAAACACTAAATGATAAATTTCAAAAAATATCAAGTTTCATTTCTTATGTTTTAATTTTTGCTTATGGTTTATATTTTTCCTATATTGGTTTTACTTTTACAAGATAG
- the ccoN gene encoding cytochrome-c oxidase, cbb3-type subunit I codes for MHPGNALNYDYTVAKYFMFATLLFGVIGMAIGTFIAFQMAYPDLNYLAGEYGTFSRLRPLHTSGVIFGFMLSGIWATWYYIGQRVLKVSMAESSFLMFIGKLHFWLYMITMIIAVITLFAGISTSKEYAELEWPLDILVVLIWVLWGVSIFGLIGIRREKTLYVSLWYYIATFLGIAMLYLFNNMSVPTYFVSGMGDWWHSVSMYAGTNDALVQWWYGHNAVAFVFTVGIIAQIYYFLPKESGQPIFSYKLSLFAFWGLMFVYLWAGGHHLIYSTVPDWMQTMGSVFSVVLILPSWGSAINILLTMKGEWGQLRESPLIKFMILASTFYMFSTLEGPILSIKSVNALAHFTDWIPGHVHDGTLGWVGFMTMAALYHMVPRMFKRELYSKSLMEAQFWIQTTGIVLYFSSMWIAGITQGMMWRTTDEYGNLLYTFIDTVEAIIPYYWIRAIGGLLYLVGFFMFIYNIYKSIVVGKVLDKEPKSASPMAA; via the coding sequence ATGCACCCAGGAAATGCATTGAACTATGACTATACGGTTGCTAAATATTTTATGTTTGCTACCTTATTGTTTGGTGTTATTGGTATGGCTATTGGAACATTTATTGCCTTTCAAATGGCATATCCAGATTTAAATTACTTAGCTGGTGAATATGGTACTTTTTCAAGACTTAGACCACTACATACTTCTGGTGTGATTTTTGGTTTTATGCTTTCAGGAATATGGGCTACTTGGTATTATATTGGTCAGCGCGTATTGAAAGTTAGCATGGCAGAATCAAGCTTTTTGATGTTTATTGGTAAATTACACTTTTGGCTTTATATGATTACTATGATTATAGCTGTGATTACTTTGTTTGCAGGTATTAGTACATCAAAAGAATATGCTGAACTTGAATGGCCACTTGATATATTAGTAGTTTTAATATGGGTTTTATGGGGTGTAAGTATTTTTGGACTTATTGGAATTCGCCGTGAAAAAACATTATATGTTTCGCTTTGGTATTATATAGCTACATTTTTAGGTATAGCAATGCTTTATTTATTTAATAATATGTCTGTACCTACTTATTTTGTAAGTGGAATGGGTGATTGGTGGCACAGTGTTTCTATGTATGCAGGAACAAATGATGCATTGGTTCAATGGTGGTATGGACATAATGCTGTCGCATTTGTATTTACTGTTGGTATTATTGCTCAAATTTATTATTTCCTACCAAAAGAAAGCGGACAGCCAATTTTTTCTTATAAATTATCATTATTTGCATTTTGGGGTTTAATGTTTGTTTATTTATGGGCCGGAGGTCATCACTTAATTTATTCAACTGTGCCTGATTGGATGCAAACTATGGGTTCTGTTTTCTCAGTGGTTCTTATTTTGCCTTCTTGGGGTTCGGCAATTAATATTTTGCTTACTATGAAAGGTGAGTGGGGTCAATTAAGAGAAAGTCCATTGATTAAATTTATGATTTTAGCTTCAACTTTTTATATGTTTTCAACTTTAGAAGGCCCAATTCTTTCAATTAAATCAGTAAATGCTTTAGCACATTTTACAGATTGGATTCCAGGACATGTTCATGATGGAACGCTTGGTTGGGTTGGCTTTATGACTATGGCAGCACTTTATCACATGGTGCCTAGAATGTTTAAAAGAGAACTATATAGTAAATCACTAATGGAAGCTCAATTTTGGATTCAAACTACAGGTATAGTATTGTATTTTAGTTCAATGTGGATAGCTGGTATTACTCAAGGTATGATGTGGAGAACAACTGATGAGTATGGTAACTTACTTTATACTTTCATTGATACTGTTGAAGCTATTATTCCTTATTATTGGATTAGAGCAATAGGTGGATTATTGTATCTAGTAGGCTTTTTTATGTTTATTTACAACATTTATAAATCAATCGTAGTAGGTAAAGTGCTTGATAAAGAGCCAAAAAGTGCTTCACCTATGGCAGCATAA
- the ccoO gene encoding cytochrome-c oxidase, cbb3-type subunit II, with protein sequence MFSWLEKNPFFFAVAVFIVIAYAGIVEVLPDFAQNARPIEGKKPYTVLQLAGRNAYIKESCNACHSQLIRPFKSETDRYGMYSVSGEYAYDRPFLWGSKRTGPDLLRIGNFRTTDWHENHMWDPVSVVPGSIMPAYKHMFNNNANIETAYAEALTVKKVFNVPYDSEDGTKLGTWEEAQAEVKAEAQIIVDQMKNQDVKDAFARGEIREIVALIAYLNSLK encoded by the coding sequence ATGTTTAGTTGGTTAGAAAAAAATCCATTCTTTTTTGCTGTAGCGGTATTTATTGTGATTGCTTATGCGGGAATTGTAGAAGTTTTACCTGATTTTGCACAAAATGCAAGACCAATTGAAGGAAAAAAACCTTATACTGTATTACAACTTGCAGGGCGTAATGCCTATATAAAAGAAAGCTGCAATGCATGTCATTCTCAACTTATTCGTCCTTTTAAATCAGAAACTGATCGTTATGGTATGTATTCGGTTAGTGGAGAATATGCTTATGATAGGCCATTCTTATGGGGTTCAAAAAGAACAGGACCTGATTTGTTGCGTATAGGCAATTTTAGAACTACTGATTGGCATGAAAACCATATGTGGGATCCAGTATCTGTAGTACCTGGTTCTATTATGCCAGCTTATAAGCATATGTTTAATAATAATGCAAATATAGAAACAGCTTATGCAGAAGCACTAACTGTAAAAAAAGTTTTCAATGTGCCTTATGATAGTGAAGATGGTACCAAACTTGGTACTTGGGAAGAAGCTCAAGCAGAAGTTAAAGCAGAAGCTCAAATTATCGTAGATCAGATGAAAAACCAAGATGTTAAAGATGCGTTTGCTAGAGGTGAAATTAGAGAAATCGTAGCATTGATTGCGTATCTTAATAGTTTAAAATAG
- a CDS encoding cytochrome c oxidase, cbb3-type, CcoQ subunit, translated as MNLELIRELQAYGFFALVVFLVVVLYSYWFHLYRSEKTGRRNYEKYADLALHDEINDRVLEQNKRSA; from the coding sequence ATGAATTTAGAACTAATAAGAGAGTTACAAGCTTATGGTTTTTTTGCTCTTGTAGTATTTTTAGTGGTAGTTTTGTATTCTTATTGGTTTCATTTATATAGATCTGAAAAAACAGGTAGAAGAAACTATGAAAAATATGCTGATTTAGCATTACATGATGAAATTAATGATCGTGTTTTAGAGCAAAATAAAAGGAGTGCTTAA
- the ccoP gene encoding cytochrome-c oxidase, cbb3-type subunit III, protein MQWLNLQDNVNLLSFIGAILIILITLVVVGKLFKSMKEEKSQGELSEHNWDGIGEFKNPIPLGWAVVFFLSIVWCIWYFLWGYPLNSYSQIGEYNKEVQAHNEKFAQKFANLSAKDKQEMGKNIFLVQCSSCHGITGDGINGKAQNLNIWGSEEGLIEVITKGSKGMNYPMGEMLSAADNGIDEADIPAIAAYVASEIAAIKKTENPQLVAKGKELFVTCTVCHGEDGKGTIDGQLVAPDLTKYGSAEFVVDVLNRGKAGSIGVMPHFNNGLLNELQKEAVSEYAISLSRSE, encoded by the coding sequence ATGCAATGGTTGAATTTACAAGATAATGTTAATTTATTGTCTTTTATTGGAGCAATTCTTATCATCTTAATTACTCTTGTCGTGGTAGGAAAATTGTTTAAAAGTATGAAAGAAGAAAAAAGTCAAGGTGAGTTAAGCGAACATAACTGGGATGGTATAGGTGAATTTAAAAATCCTATACCACTTGGCTGGGCTGTAGTATTTTTCTTGTCAATCGTTTGGTGTATATGGTATTTTCTTTGGGGATATCCTTTAAATAGTTATTCTCAAATTGGTGAATATAATAAGGAAGTACAAGCACACAATGAAAAATTTGCACAAAAATTTGCGAATTTAAGTGCAAAAGATAAACAAGAAATGGGAAAGAATATCTTTTTGGTTCAATGTTCTTCTTGTCATGGAATTACAGGTGATGGTATTAATGGAAAAGCACAAAATCTTAATATATGGGGTTCGGAAGAAGGACTTATAGAAGTGATTACCAAAGGTTCTAAAGGTATGAATTATCCTATGGGTGAAATGTTAAGTGCAGCGGATAATGGTATAGATGAAGCTGATATCCCTGCAATTGCAGCTTATGTTGCTTCTGAAATTGCAGCAATTAAAAAAACCGAAAATCCTCAACTTGTTGCAAAGGGAAAAGAACTTTTTGTGACTTGTACAGTGTGCCATGGTGAAGATGGAAAAGGTACTATTGATGGTCAATTAGTGGCTCCAGACTTAACAAAATATGGTAGTGCTGAATTTGTCGTAGATGTTTTAAATCGAGGTAAAGCAGGAAGTATAGGCGTAATGCCTCATTTTAATAACGGATTATTAAATGAGCTTCAAAAAGAAGCAGTTAGCGAATATGCTATTTCTCTTTCAAGGAGCGAATAA
- a CDS encoding DUF4006 family protein has translation MENSNRCVFSLSGVSGMLIATVLLLSILAGLTIWGLKAQQDVMQKPYKLEKAEQIKMFDSKREEHIIIKE, from the coding sequence ATGGAAAATTCAAATAGGTGTGTATTTTCACTTTCAGGTGTTAGTGGTATGCTGATAGCGACTGTTTTATTATTATCAATTTTAGCTGGACTTACTATTTGGGGTCTTAAAGCACAACAAGATGTTATGCAAAAACCATATAAATTGGAAAAAGCAGAGCAAATTAAAATGTTTGACTCTAAAAGAGAAGAACATATCATAATAAAGGAATGA
- a CDS encoding FixH family protein, with the protein MQNQKTFWPYGILISLFLIVLACIITIFVASKAPVYEDNFYFDSYQNVELNYNEIQKNQKTFDENFKLSIKDKESFMHKKNQVYYINEGQNELRVSVDNLRNFDLNKLQIQALLSRPHTSENDKKLQAIIDGSDLVFNFNIKEKGVWQLLVKITQDKNSIGFFKFFLQTK; encoded by the coding sequence ATGCAAAATCAAAAAACCTTTTGGCCATATGGAATTTTGATTTCTTTATTTCTTATTGTACTTGCTTGTATTATCACCATCTTTGTTGCAAGTAAAGCTCCGGTGTATGAAGATAATTTTTATTTTGATTCTTATCAAAATGTAGAATTAAATTATAATGAAATTCAAAAAAATCAAAAGACTTTTGATGAAAATTTTAAACTAAGTATAAAAGACAAAGAAAGTTTTATGCATAAGAAAAATCAAGTTTATTATATTAATGAAGGACAAAATGAACTTAGAGTTAGTGTTGATAATTTAAGAAATTTTGATTTAAACAAACTTCAAATTCAAGCTTTACTTTCACGCCCACATACAAGTGAGAATGATAAAAAATTACAAGCAATTATAGATGGAAGTGATTTAGTATTTAATTTTAATATCAAAGAAAAAGGTGTATGGCAATTACTTGTAAAAATCACTCAAGATAAAAATAGCATAGGTTTTTTTAAATTCTTTTTACAGACTAAATAA